GATCATCTGAAATTCAGCGACCAGAAGATTAAATCGTTGCGGAAAGCGAGACAAGTCCTTTTAGATAGAAGAATGACGAGGCGAAAAGCATAGTGGCGAGAATTGACGATCTTCTCAGAGAAGCACTTCGATTGCTTCCAGTTAAACCGTTACCAACCGCCAGTCAAGCTGAAAAGAAACGCTACAGCGAACAGATCTCTCAGTGCATCGCGCTGTCACTAGCTGAAGAACTGAGGCTTCGAGGACTTCGGGAGGCACGTCCTGCAGGCATGGGCGAGCTAGGTGATTCGGGTGCCGAACGACGGATGGCAGGCGGCCTTGGAGCGAAAAAAGTTGATGTCACTTGGGCCACTGAGGAGTCTGGCCTTCTTCTCGCGATTTCGGTAAAAACAATAAACTTCAAAGATACCAGAACAGGAAATTATCAGAAGAACCTGATCAATCGTCGCGGCGACATGTTAATGGAAGCCGTGACCTTGCACCGGAGATTTCCTTACTCCGTCTTGGCCGGACTGTTTTTTCTGGACAAAGGTGCCGCTGAAGACGGAACGGACCGTCGACGTTCGACGCTTGAGAATGCCCATTCGCGGCTCCAATTATTCACAGGTCGAAATGACCCGGCCGGGCGAGAGGAGCAATTTGAACGGTTTTATTTGTTGTTACTCGGAGCTGATCCGTCCGAGGTGTCGATTACCGCATACGCGGTCGGCAAACCAGATGTGATCGTTGCGCTGGACGATATTCTGAACGACTTGCTCGCACTAGTTGCTCAAAGAAACCCCGACTTCTATGAACTCAGGCCCGGTGGCTCGCTAACAAAAGCTTCATAGCAGCTTTATTTTTCCTTCATGAATGAGACTCTTTATTTCGCCACAGATGCCGCAATAATCAGCAGGCTCGGGCGAGAGCTGGTAGCAAGGCAGGAGACAGCCTTGATAGAGTTGGTCAAAAACTCATTCGATGCAGACGCAACTCATGTGACTGTTCGATTTACGGAGGATGGAGCTCTGGAAATTGAAGACAACGGCGTTGGAATGTCGCGCGCAGTTTTGATCGACAGTTTCTTGAGGCTTGCAAGCGATTTTAAAGTTCAATCGCCTTTCTCTCCACACTTCAAACGCCGCAGAGCCGGACGAAAGGGCATTGGACGGTTTGCCACTCAACGCCTCGGCGATGTGCTCGTGCTGCGTACGACGCCAGAGGGCAGTTCGGCTGGACTGATGCTCACCGTTGACTGGACAAAGTTTACTTCAGGTCGAGACCTAGGCAGCGTCGATGTTACGCTGTCACCCATTGATAGCGAGACTCAAGGAACCACGTTACGCATCGAAGAACTGAGCGACGAATGGACAGATGCACAGATACGTCGATGCTGGCGAGGCGTGTTGGCGCTCCAACAACCATTCCCCGTTGCAAAAATAGAATCCAACCCGGCGGTTGACCCCGGATTTTCTGTCGAATTTAGACGGGCAGATGAATTCTTCGGTGATGAAAACACAGTCGCCGACTTTAAAACAGAGATTCTAGACCACCTGCACGCGGTCATCGAGCTAAGCGTTTCCGACGACGGCTTTGCTAAATGGAGAATTTCGGCAAACAGATTTGGGGAGTCGCGGCCGTGGATGAAAGTGCATCACGATCACTTGGACTCTTCTACCCCGCCTCCGTATAAGCATCTAAAAAGCGCGGCGATGAAGACACATTATGTGATCTTGTCGCCGGATCTGTTACCCAGTCTTGTCTATGCGAGGGTGAGAGATGTTCTAGCAGATCAAGGCGGCGTTCGTCTCTATCGAAATGGATTTAGAGTAGTGCCGTACGGTGATGCTGGCAATGATTGGTTGCGGCTTGATGAGATCTATTCAAAGCGTGCGATATTGGCGCCAATCGCGAATCGTAACTTTTTCGGCGTAATAGAGGTGACTGATGTCGAGGGTAGGCTGTTTGAAGAACACACCTCGCGCGAAGGACTCATCGAGACGCCCGCGTTCATCGAGCTTCGAAGCCTTGCATCGGCCGTCTTGGTCTCAGCAGCTACCAGGATTGCTGAGGATCGAGGTCGTAAAACTCGTGCTGGCGCCAGTCGACCACGCCTCGAACGAGCGCCCAGTGCCGACGCTCTTCACGATCTCGATGCCGCCTTAAAAGCGACACAAGACGCGGCGATCAAAGCCGCCGCAAATGGGGCCGGCCATGACGCAGCTGAGGCCGTAGTCGCTCAAGTCCGCGAAGCCACCCGGATTCTCGAGGAAAAAAAGGAAGAAATCGCTACAGCAGAGGCTCGGCTCGCTGACGAGGCAGCCATGTTGCGATTCTTGGCGACCCTTGGCATGACCACCGCGGAGTTCAGTCATGAAACCGGGATGACGTTTGACGCCTTTCGTCTGGATTTTCAGGCCGTCTTCGAGATGGCCAAGCTAGCGTCCCATGGTGACGCTCAATTGCTGGCGCAGTCGGAGCGAGCAAGTAGCATGCTTGCAAGGCTAGATACGCTGACGTCTTATCTGAATACGCTTGCCGCAGCTCGAACGGCGCGCGGCATGCGTCCGATTAGTCTGGCTCGAGCATTACATGAGTTTCATCTTGGCGTGGTATCGCAAGCACGCGCCCAGGGAGTCGAGCTGATTGTTGAAATACCGCCCTACGATCCCTTGTTCACGACTCCTATGCACGAGGCGGAAATAGCTTCGATCCTTCTAAATTTATACACCAACGCGGTTAAGGCGATAAAACGCGCAAACGGTGAGAGAAAAATTCTAGTTAAAGCAGACCGAATTTCCGACGAGACAGCAGTCCGAATCCAGTTTTTTGATTCCGGCGATGGGATCCTGGACTCGAATTTGGACCGTGTCTTTGATGCATTTTTCACCACTCGAACATCAGCACCGGCGGGTAGCTCAGACGTCGAGCACGCAAAGGGCACTGGGC
The Variovorax paradoxus genome window above contains:
- a CDS encoding sensor histidine kinase — encoded protein: MNETLYFATDAAIISRLGRELVARQETALIELVKNSFDADATHVTVRFTEDGALEIEDNGVGMSRAVLIDSFLRLASDFKVQSPFSPHFKRRRAGRKGIGRFATQRLGDVLVLRTTPEGSSAGLMLTVDWTKFTSGRDLGSVDVTLSPIDSETQGTTLRIEELSDEWTDAQIRRCWRGVLALQQPFPVAKIESNPAVDPGFSVEFRRADEFFGDENTVADFKTEILDHLHAVIELSVSDDGFAKWRISANRFGESRPWMKVHHDHLDSSTPPPYKHLKSAAMKTHYVILSPDLLPSLVYARVRDVLADQGGVRLYRNGFRVVPYGDAGNDWLRLDEIYSKRAILAPIANRNFFGVIEVTDVEGRLFEEHTSREGLIETPAFIELRSLASAVLVSAATRIAEDRGRKTRAGASRPRLERAPSADALHDLDAALKATQDAAIKAAANGAGHDAAEAVVAQVREATRILEEKKEEIATAEARLADEAAMLRFLATLGMTTAEFSHETGMTFDAFRLDFQAVFEMAKLASHGDAQLLAQSERASSMLARLDTLTSYLNTLAAARTARGMRPISLARALHEFHLGVVSQARAQGVELIVEIPPYDPLFTTPMHEAEIASILLNLYTNAVKAIKRANGERKILVKADRISDETAVRIQFFDSGDGILDSNLDRVFDAFFTTRTSAPAGSSDVEHAKGTGLGLWIVHQIVENSSGRIFASSPADNFSTCFDLRFPSEPDL